One Tunturibacter gelidoferens genomic region harbors:
- a CDS encoding ComF family protein, which produces MTLCVRCGEALDMEGVRFAGQFPVEGLVCSPCRMAPPEFERAVAYAMYQDELREMIHLLKYERMASVAKPLGRFLARAIEMLEGEAASELLVVAVPLFLAKERERGYNQAVLMADAALAELKRSRPRWNLTSAHEVIRRVKDTRSQFELTPKGRRRNLQGAFQADDRAALAGREVLLVDDIYTTGATARACAQVLRRAGVGKVWVATASRAQAEMIASWDVASANARSADAGSSVAVWDAG; this is translated from the coding sequence ATGACGCTGTGTGTCCGTTGTGGCGAGGCACTCGACATGGAGGGCGTGCGGTTCGCGGGGCAGTTTCCTGTGGAGGGGCTGGTGTGTTCGCCTTGCCGGATGGCACCGCCGGAGTTCGAGCGAGCGGTAGCGTATGCCATGTATCAGGATGAGTTGAGGGAGATGATTCACCTGCTGAAGTACGAGCGCATGGCCTCGGTGGCCAAGCCGTTGGGCCGGTTCCTGGCGAGGGCGATCGAGATGCTTGAGGGCGAGGCTGCTAGTGAGCTGCTTGTCGTTGCTGTGCCGTTGTTTCTCGCGAAGGAGCGGGAGCGTGGCTACAACCAGGCGGTGTTGATGGCTGATGCTGCGCTTGCTGAGCTGAAGAGGTCTCGTCCGCGGTGGAATCTGACTTCGGCGCATGAGGTGATTCGCCGGGTGAAGGATACGCGAAGCCAGTTCGAGCTGACGCCAAAGGGGCGGAGAAGAAATCTGCAGGGCGCGTTCCAGGCAGACGATCGGGCTGCGCTGGCGGGGCGAGAAGTTTTGTTGGTGGATGACATTTATACGACCGGGGCTACAGCTCGGGCTTGTGCGCAGGTTTTGCGGCGGGCCGGGGTTGGCAAGGTTTGGGTGGCGACGGCGTCTCGGGCCCAGGCGGAGATGATTGCTTCCTGGGATGTGGCTTCGGCGAATGCGAGGTCGGCGGATGCGGGTTCTAGTGTTGCGGTCTGGGACGCTGGTTAG
- a CDS encoding S9 family peptidase: MKKCAIRAGLLAAAVAGVWGWTCGRVWAQGFGPDSDSLSGGTTGKRPMTFADLQRMKRVSDPQVSPSGRWVMFSAMDVDLEKNTKVNHLWVVPMAAVPADGQGKADSSAALRNDNLKNGSERQADSSAALRNENKKGGPDGPVKSRAERQLTFWKEGESGGRFSPDGKQVAFVATDSATGLSQIFLAAWDDAAGTLGTPKRLTGVSTEADGAVWSPNSQRILFVSRVYPECSDEASWMDEDLCNKKKDDGAAANPVKAQVFEHLMYRHWNSYLGPKRSHVLVVSAADGNAVRDLTPRGDIGDAEAPTFTLGGPVGYAWAPGSEEIAYVTNVDLVPAASTNNDVFTLLLDDAGARPRKVSASMGSDDAPAYSPDGKYLAFRSQARAAYESDRFRLMLFDRLAGTTKELLPKLDRWVDEFVWNPVNPEICFTSADHGEERIFCTYPNLGDSLFALPGKGEYGELQFAALKDVGYELVATKMTVESPAAVVALFRGDVKASADRDIPSVSNQIATTEVRLTHLNDDLEQHLDLPKMTSFTFSGAEGAPVQGFMIPPPKFDAAKKYPLKFLIHGGPQGAWGDAWSYRWNAELMAASGYVVVMVNPRGSTGYGQAFVDGVNGDWGGKPYVDLMKGLDFAESKFAFIDKTRECALGASYGGFMANWILTHTDRFACIVTHDGMFNPESAYGTTEELWFNEWEFRRPGEVAPGQPWRYAAGPVANDPFRRWSPMLAIQSAKTPTLVVHSQRDYRLDVSEGFQLFTALQRLNVPSKMLYFPDEGHWVLKPQNSKLWYETVGDWCDKWTKTNLYAAVAPSTTTPASKAGTKVKGAAHPAAPVAASPAAATASPVGVPAGPSVEDSSQRAGGSEDFTVAIGAPQDEVKVGSDARVTIALRNVSDHQVAFAHRPGANNAEFSYRIEVKDAAGRAVGLTAYGREALQHQEEESRTVEFVQPGKAAVQTAHLEKLVNINRPGRYTVQVFRKDAKSGAVVRSNELTLNVVP; this comes from the coding sequence ATGAAGAAGTGCGCGATCAGGGCCGGCTTGCTGGCGGCGGCGGTGGCTGGGGTTTGGGGCTGGACTTGTGGCAGGGTGTGGGCGCAGGGATTTGGTCCAGACTCTGATTCCTTGTCGGGTGGAACGACGGGAAAGCGGCCGATGACGTTTGCGGACCTGCAGCGGATGAAGCGGGTGAGTGATCCGCAGGTTTCGCCGAGCGGCAGGTGGGTGATGTTTTCGGCGATGGATGTCGATCTTGAGAAGAATACGAAGGTGAATCATCTTTGGGTGGTGCCGATGGCGGCTGTGCCTGCGGACGGCCAAGGAAAAGCAGATTCCTCCGCTGCGCTGCGGAATGACAACCTGAAAAATGGGAGTGAGCGGCAGGCAGATTCCTCCGCTGCGCTGCGGAATGAGAACAAGAAAGGCGGGCCCGATGGTCCGGTGAAAAGCCGCGCTGAGCGGCAGTTGACGTTCTGGAAGGAGGGCGAGTCGGGGGGAAGGTTTTCGCCGGATGGGAAGCAGGTCGCGTTTGTTGCGACTGATAGCGCGACGGGACTTTCGCAGATCTTTCTGGCGGCGTGGGATGATGCGGCGGGGACGCTGGGGACGCCGAAGCGACTGACCGGTGTGAGCACGGAGGCGGATGGCGCGGTTTGGTCGCCGAACTCGCAGAGGATCCTGTTTGTGTCTCGGGTGTATCCGGAGTGCAGTGACGAAGCCTCGTGGATGGATGAGGATCTTTGCAATAAAAAGAAAGATGATGGTGCGGCAGCAAATCCAGTGAAGGCGCAGGTCTTCGAGCACTTGATGTATCGACACTGGAATAGTTATTTGGGGCCGAAGCGGAGTCACGTGCTGGTGGTGTCGGCGGCCGATGGAAATGCTGTTCGGGATCTGACTCCGCGAGGGGATATTGGAGATGCGGAGGCTCCGACGTTCACGCTGGGCGGTCCGGTTGGGTATGCGTGGGCTCCTGGTTCGGAAGAGATTGCTTATGTAACCAATGTTGATCTTGTTCCGGCTGCGAGCACCAATAACGATGTGTTTACGCTGCTGCTGGATGATGCGGGTGCGAGGCCGCGCAAGGTTTCGGCTTCTATGGGGAGCGACGATGCGCCGGCTTATTCGCCCGATGGAAAGTATCTCGCGTTTCGTTCGCAGGCGAGGGCGGCGTATGAGAGCGACCGGTTTCGGCTGATGTTGTTCGATCGTCTCGCCGGAACGACGAAGGAGTTGTTGCCGAAGCTGGATCGCTGGGTGGATGAGTTTGTGTGGAACCCGGTGAATCCGGAGATCTGTTTTACGAGTGCAGATCACGGGGAGGAGCGCATCTTTTGTACTTATCCGAATCTGGGCGACTCGCTCTTCGCGCTGCCGGGAAAAGGGGAGTATGGAGAGCTGCAGTTTGCAGCGTTGAAAGATGTTGGCTATGAGCTGGTGGCGACCAAGATGACGGTGGAGTCGCCGGCTGCGGTGGTGGCGCTGTTTCGGGGAGACGTAAAGGCGTCTGCGGATAGAGATATTCCGAGTGTCTCCAATCAAATTGCGACGACCGAGGTTCGGCTGACGCATTTGAACGATGACCTGGAGCAGCATCTTGACTTGCCGAAGATGACCAGCTTTACGTTCAGCGGTGCGGAGGGTGCGCCGGTGCAGGGTTTCATGATTCCGCCGCCGAAGTTCGATGCGGCGAAGAAGTATCCGCTGAAGTTTTTGATTCATGGTGGTCCGCAGGGGGCGTGGGGCGATGCGTGGAGTTATCGCTGGAACGCGGAGTTGATGGCGGCGAGCGGGTACGTGGTGGTGATGGTGAATCCGCGCGGGTCGACGGGGTATGGGCAGGCGTTTGTCGATGGTGTGAACGGCGACTGGGGCGGAAAGCCTTATGTCGATCTGATGAAGGGTCTGGACTTTGCGGAGTCGAAGTTTGCGTTTATCGATAAGACGCGGGAGTGTGCGCTGGGTGCGAGCTACGGCGGATTTATGGCGAACTGGATTCTGACGCACACGGATCGGTTTGCCTGCATTGTGACGCATGATGGGATGTTCAATCCGGAGAGCGCGTACGGTACGACGGAGGAGTTGTGGTTCAACGAGTGGGAGTTTCGGAGGCCGGGCGAGGTGGCGCCGGGACAGCCGTGGCGGTATGCGGCGGGGCCGGTGGCGAACGATCCTTTCAGGCGGTGGTCGCCGATGCTTGCGATTCAGAGTGCGAAGACGCCGACGCTGGTGGTCCATTCGCAGCGAGATTATCGGCTGGATGTGTCGGAGGGGTTTCAACTGTTTACGGCGCTGCAGCGGCTGAATGTGCCGAGTAAGATGCTTTATTTTCCGGATGAGGGGCATTGGGTATTGAAGCCGCAGAACTCGAAGCTCTGGTATGAGACGGTGGGGGATTGGTGCGACAAGTGGACGAAGACGAATCTGTATGCCGCGGTTGCGCCGTCTACGACAACGCCTGCTTCGAAGGCGGGGACGAAGGTGAAGGGGGCGGCGCATCCGGCTGCTCCGGTGGCCGCGTCTCCGGCTGCTGCAACTGCTTCGCCGGTGGGTGTACCTGCTGGGCCGAGCGTGGAGGATTCCTCGCAACGGGCTGGGGGCTCTGAGGACTTTACGGTTGCGATCGGTGCTCCGCAGGATGAGGTGAAGGTGGGATCGGATGCGAGGGTGACGATTGCGCTGAGAAATGTTTCGGACCATCAGGTTGCGTTTGCGCATCGACCGGGCGCGAACAATGCAGAGTTTTCTTACAGGATCGAGGTAAAAGATGCGGCGGGGCGTGCGGTGGGGTTGACCGCGTATGGGCGTGAGGCGTTGCAGCATCAGGAGGAGGAGAGCCGTACCGTGGAGTTTGTGCAGCCGGGGAAGGCCGCGGTGCAGACGGCGCATCTGGAGAAGCTGGTGAATATAAACAGGCCGGGACGATACACCGTGCAGGTGTTTCGGAAGGATGCAAAGAGTGGCGCGGTGGTGCGGTCGAATGAGTTGACGCTGAATGTGGTGCCCTGA
- the alaS gene encoding alanine--tRNA ligase gives MINRSGSQIREDFLRFFEGKVSEATGQGHRRVHSSSLVPVNDPTLLFTNAGMNQFKDVFLGNEKRDYTRAVSSQKCVRAGGKHNDLENVGFTRRHHTFFEMLGNFSFGDYFKKDAIAYAWELLTSNHDHCFGIDPSRLYVTIFEGDAKVPRDDEAERFWIEIGVPKERIFGMRAKDNFWQMGDTGPCGPCSEIFYDLGVEAAEEAGVDKPFPLDEQRYVEVWNLVFMQFDRSSDGTLTPLPKPSIDTGMGLERVAAVLQGVLSNFETDLFTPLIKRAEKLTGHKVEPEHEVDERSRASLRIIADHARAATFLISDGVHPANDGRGYVLRKILRRGIRHGRLLGQEKPFMYQMVFAVRDEMQVAYPELRESAERVSKVVLAEEEQFARVMEAGSARLQTLFDAQRSAWSDPIRFQISKFVEEARVARPNTTLVATEILDESVSKQSWSPFFAAIDQASISQDSKMSYKTSSKSWSFGPSVPGDQLFRLYETYGLPLDFMVDAARDAVIQFDMAGFDAAKEEEQQRARASWKGGSQKSAAPVYRELPKTEFEGYSTLRVDGAKVLALVKDGVGVPELKGGETGEVVLDTTSFYADSGGQVGDVGWLYSGDHNLVVAEVSGATKPVQGVFAHKVRANQTIAVGDTVDTVVDAATRAATTRNHTGTHLLHAALREVLGKHVKQAGSLNDATRLRFDFSHFTGVAEEELREVEEIVNRQVMANSKVETLVDVPIDVAVNELGAMALFGEKYGEKVRVVTIGGPGGFSTELCGGIHTRATGEIGLIKIVGEGSVSSGVRRVEAVSGTGALHEFRRDFEVARVVGAFVGSGAGSSSEGVTPAEALRARIAAQEEEMKKLRRELDAVRMKSASASLSDAGASAVEVKGVKVLAQRVDGVEKAQMRELVDSLRIKLGSGVVVLGAAVEGKVSLIVGVTKDLTARVQAGKVVGLLAAQVGGKGGGRPDLAEAGGSDVGSLDAALKGAVEVVGGLLG, from the coding sequence ATGATCAATCGTTCGGGCAGCCAGATTCGGGAAGATTTTTTGCGGTTTTTTGAGGGCAAGGTGTCCGAAGCGACCGGACAGGGGCACAGGCGGGTGCACTCTTCTTCGCTGGTGCCGGTGAACGATCCTACGCTGCTGTTTACCAATGCGGGGATGAATCAGTTCAAGGATGTTTTTCTTGGGAACGAGAAGCGGGATTACACGCGGGCGGTGAGCTCGCAGAAGTGTGTGCGGGCAGGTGGTAAGCATAACGATCTTGAGAACGTTGGGTTTACGCGGCGGCACCATACTTTCTTCGAGATGCTGGGGAATTTTTCGTTCGGGGACTACTTCAAGAAGGATGCGATTGCTTATGCGTGGGAGCTGCTGACTTCGAATCACGATCATTGCTTTGGGATCGATCCTTCGCGCCTTTACGTGACGATCTTTGAGGGGGATGCGAAGGTTCCGCGGGATGATGAGGCGGAGAGGTTCTGGATCGAGATTGGCGTGCCGAAGGAGAGGATCTTTGGGATGCGGGCCAAGGATAACTTCTGGCAGATGGGGGATACGGGGCCTTGTGGGCCTTGTAGTGAGATCTTCTACGACCTGGGAGTTGAGGCTGCGGAGGAGGCGGGAGTTGATAAGCCGTTTCCGTTGGATGAGCAGCGGTATGTCGAGGTCTGGAATCTGGTGTTCATGCAGTTTGATCGGAGCAGCGATGGGACGCTGACGCCGTTGCCGAAGCCTTCGATCGATACGGGCATGGGGTTGGAGCGGGTTGCGGCGGTGCTGCAGGGTGTGCTGTCGAACTTTGAGACGGATCTGTTTACTCCGCTGATCAAGCGCGCGGAGAAGTTGACTGGGCATAAGGTTGAGCCAGAGCACGAGGTGGATGAGAGGTCGCGGGCGAGTCTGCGGATTATTGCGGACCATGCTCGGGCGGCTACGTTTTTGATCTCGGATGGGGTGCATCCTGCGAATGATGGTCGTGGGTATGTGCTGCGGAAGATTCTGCGGCGTGGGATTCGGCATGGACGGCTGCTGGGGCAGGAGAAGCCGTTTATGTACCAGATGGTGTTTGCGGTTCGGGATGAGATGCAGGTGGCCTATCCGGAGTTGAGGGAGTCGGCTGAGCGGGTGAGTAAGGTGGTGCTGGCGGAGGAGGAGCAGTTTGCTAGGGTCATGGAGGCTGGATCTGCCCGCTTACAGACCCTCTTCGATGCGCAGCGTTCAGCATGGTCCGATCCAATCCGATTTCAGATTTCTAAGTTCGTAGAAGAAGCCAGAGTTGCCCGTCCCAATACGACTTTGGTTGCTACTGAAATACTCGATGAGTCTGTTAGCAAGCAGAGCTGGTCACCATTCTTTGCAGCGATAGATCAAGCTTCGATTTCCCAAGATAGCAAGATGTCTTACAAGACTTCTTCCAAGTCGTGGAGCTTTGGGCCATCGGTTCCAGGCGATCAGCTATTTCGTTTGTACGAGACTTACGGTCTACCACTGGACTTTATGGTCGATGCGGCGCGGGATGCAGTCATTCAATTCGATATGGCTGGATTCGACGCGGCGAAGGAAGAGGAGCAGCAGCGGGCGCGTGCGAGTTGGAAGGGTGGGTCGCAGAAGTCGGCGGCGCCGGTTTATCGGGAGTTGCCGAAGACGGAGTTTGAAGGGTACTCGACGCTGCGGGTGGATGGGGCGAAGGTGCTGGCGCTTGTGAAGGATGGCGTTGGTGTGCCGGAGTTGAAGGGCGGCGAGACGGGTGAGGTGGTGCTCGATACTACGAGTTTCTATGCGGACTCGGGTGGGCAGGTTGGGGATGTGGGGTGGCTGTATTCGGGAGACCACAACCTGGTGGTGGCTGAGGTGAGTGGCGCGACCAAGCCGGTGCAGGGGGTGTTTGCGCATAAGGTGAGGGCGAATCAGACGATTGCGGTGGGCGATACGGTGGACACGGTGGTCGATGCAGCGACGCGGGCGGCGACGACGCGGAATCATACGGGGACGCATCTGTTGCATGCGGCGTTGCGCGAGGTGCTGGGCAAGCATGTGAAGCAGGCGGGGTCGTTGAACGATGCGACGCGGCTGCGGTTTGATTTTTCGCACTTCACGGGTGTGGCCGAGGAGGAGCTGCGCGAGGTTGAGGAGATTGTGAACCGGCAGGTGATGGCGAACTCGAAGGTGGAGACGCTGGTGGATGTGCCGATCGATGTGGCGGTGAATGAGCTTGGCGCAATGGCGCTGTTCGGGGAGAAGTATGGCGAGAAGGTGCGGGTGGTGACAATCGGTGGGCCCGGCGGCTTTTCGACGGAGCTTTGTGGCGGGATTCATACCCGGGCTACGGGGGAGATTGGGCTGATCAAGATTGTGGGGGAGGGGTCGGTGTCTTCGGGGGTGCGGAGGGTGGAGGCGGTGAGTGGGACGGGGGCGTTGCATGAGTTCCGGAGGGATTTTGAGGTGGCTCGTGTGGTGGGGGCTTTTGTGGGTTCGGGGGCGGGGAGTTCGTCTGAGGGGGTGACGCCGGCGGAGGCTCTGCGTGCGCGGATTGCGGCGCAGGAGGAGGAGATGAAGAAGCTAAGGCGGGAGCTGGATGCGGTGCGGATGAAGTCGGCTTCGGCTTCTCTATCTGACGCTGGCGCGTCTGCTGTGGAGGTGAAGGGTGTGAAGGTGCTGGCGCAGAGGGTGGATGGTGTGGAGAAGGCGCAGATGCGGGAGCTGGTGGATTCGCTGCGTATCAAGTTGGGGAGTGGTGTGGTGGTGCTGGGGGCTGCGGTGGAGGGGAAGGTTTCGCTGATTGTGGGGGTGACGAAGGATCTTACAGCGCGGGTGCAGGCTGGGAAGGTTGTTGGACTGCTGGCGGCGCAGGTTGGGGGAAAGGGTGGGGGAAGGCCTGATCTGGCGGAGGCTGGCGGGAGCGATGTGGGTTCGCTGGATGCTGCGTTGAAGGGTGCGGTTGAGGTGGTTGGCGGGTTGCTGGGTTAG
- a CDS encoding methyltransferase family protein produces the protein MKANLLTLAVVIFTLGLLLTHAHDVVWSTAKVIGAVIIGVSFPLFVLARWQLGSSFSIKAKAGRLVTTGLYSRIRNPIYLFGGLFTVGLSLFVSVWGPLVVALVIVPLQVVRSRREEQVLAGAFGEEYARYKSRTWF, from the coding sequence ATGAAAGCAAATCTGCTGACGCTTGCTGTCGTTATCTTTACGCTTGGTCTTCTTCTGACCCATGCGCACGATGTGGTTTGGAGCACGGCGAAGGTGATTGGCGCGGTGATTATCGGGGTATCTTTTCCGTTGTTTGTGCTGGCTCGGTGGCAACTGGGCAGTTCGTTTTCGATCAAGGCGAAGGCTGGACGGCTGGTAACGACGGGGCTGTACTCGCGGATTCGCAATCCGATTTATCTTTTTGGAGGATTGTTCACGGTGGGACTGTCGCTTTTCGTATCGGTCTGGGGTCCTCTGGTGGTGGCGTTGGTGATTGTGCCGTTACAGGTCGTGAGGTCGCGGAGAGAAGAGCAGGTTTTGGCTGGGGCGTTTGGGGAAGAGTATGCGCGGTACAAGAGCAGGACGTGGTTTTGA
- a CDS encoding regulatory protein RecX codes for MAFARPKKREPVGEAGLFEYAVGTLARRMRTVRDLRRLMKTRAEEGEAGERAMDAVIVRLKELNYLSDTRFAEDYTRVRKEHEKFGKRRVQQDLMMKGVEKELVASTLESAYEDVDEVGLARQYIARKRMKKPGGESAQKETVRTMNRLMRAGFSSNAIFKVLKAWELPEEALAGVEEGGVDSDSYAELEERAGDSDSYAKQNEEE; via the coding sequence ATGGCGTTTGCGCGGCCGAAGAAGCGGGAGCCGGTGGGTGAGGCTGGGTTGTTCGAGTATGCGGTGGGAACATTGGCGCGACGGATGCGGACGGTGCGGGATCTGCGGCGGTTGATGAAGACTCGCGCGGAGGAGGGTGAGGCGGGGGAGCGCGCGATGGATGCGGTGATCGTGCGGTTGAAGGAGTTGAACTATTTGAGCGATACGCGGTTTGCCGAGGACTACACTCGGGTGCGGAAGGAGCATGAGAAGTTTGGGAAGAGACGGGTGCAGCAGGATTTGATGATGAAGGGTGTGGAGAAGGAGTTGGTGGCCTCGACGTTGGAGTCGGCGTATGAGGATGTGGATGAGGTGGGGCTGGCGCGACAGTATATTGCGCGGAAGCGGATGAAGAAGCCTGGTGGGGAGAGTGCTCAGAAGGAGACGGTGCGGACGATGAACCGGCTGATGCGGGCGGGGTTTTCTTCGAATGCGATCTTTAAGGTGCTGAAGGCGTGGGAGCTTCCGGAGGAGGCTTTGGCGGGTGTGGAGGAGGGTGGGGTGGATTCGGACTCGTATGCGGAGTTGGAGGAGCGGGCGGGGGACTCGGATAGTTATGCGAAGCAGAATGAAGAGGAGTGA
- a CDS encoding HNH endonuclease, whose translation MQSGKMRKQGLGGKRHAGHGGGHGAGRVTTEREVRVGVFRQPAMQTPVLVLNASYEPINICGARRALVLVLKGVARTEEEQGAVLHAARMRVAMPSVIRLLEYRRIPHQTRALSRKNILLRDRNSCQYCSVILTAGELTLDHVIPRSRGGLSTWENLVACCHNCNRRKGNQMLHELTDMKLQREPRPFSLHTSRHIMRMIGSADAAWRKYLYFEAEPAA comes from the coding sequence ATGCAATCGGGGAAGATGCGAAAGCAAGGGCTGGGTGGAAAGCGGCACGCGGGACACGGCGGTGGGCACGGGGCCGGGCGGGTTACGACGGAGCGCGAGGTTCGTGTTGGCGTGTTTCGGCAGCCGGCGATGCAGACTCCCGTGCTGGTGCTGAACGCGTCGTACGAGCCGATCAATATCTGCGGGGCTCGGCGGGCGCTGGTGCTGGTGTTGAAGGGCGTGGCGCGCACCGAGGAGGAGCAGGGTGCGGTGCTGCATGCGGCGCGGATGCGGGTGGCAATGCCGAGCGTGATCCGACTGCTGGAGTACCGCAGGATTCCGCACCAGACGCGGGCGTTGAGCCGCAAGAACATTCTTTTGCGCGATCGAAACTCGTGCCAGTACTGCAGCGTCATCCTGACCGCGGGGGAGTTGACGCTGGATCATGTCATACCGCGGTCGCGTGGTGGCCTTTCGACCTGGGAGAACCTCGTCGCCTGCTGCCACAACTGCAATCGGCGCAAGGGCAACCAGATGCTGCACGAGCTGACGGATATGAAGCTGCAGCGGGAGCCGAGGCCGTTTTCTTTGCATACCTCCCGGCACATCATGCGGATGATTGGGAGCGCGGATGCGGCGTGGCGGAAGTATCTCTACTTCGAAGCCGAACCGGCGGCTTAG
- a CDS encoding sensor histidine kinase: MSGLIVLRWLELSLAGGGLWALWCRMQVRVAEGRRERREQEELRAYAGLDVRLGADAELPELATRVSRLMAEKSVFRRTAVMVRDAGGVLAVAASAGMEETTVESLNAWAEGVVEAERRGGIGTRRGEGGLGRRVKNNAFAVVFGTGMGMRSGIGMGRDGGTGRGQSTRFGEEARGAIVIPLWTTSGRMMGALAVGADGLLSVRQRELEDVLWPLEALGVKVARAMENAALAEKLMRAERLAGMGMLAGGMAHALSNPLTAVLGFAELIAGSTGEARVKSDAEIIVREALRMRQTVETLLEFWRPVGQGDELVDLTELVRELAAACGEKLESRGIRLVVQADGEVPEVRGNRHRLRQLLEHLLNNASQALAGVRETKTGEELVIRMSLSCSGSCPESTSGSAPDSASGGDGRRVHLIVSDTGPGFREPGRMFDPIYTMQEAGDGAGMGLSLSYSIVQEHGGEISAFNMHPHGAAVAVELPVMMGAEKKSAVVEEAIRRAAVGG; this comes from the coding sequence ATGAGCGGGTTGATCGTGCTGCGCTGGCTGGAGCTTTCGCTGGCCGGCGGAGGCCTGTGGGCGCTCTGGTGCCGGATGCAGGTTCGGGTGGCGGAGGGCAGACGGGAGAGGCGGGAGCAGGAGGAACTGCGCGCCTATGCGGGGCTGGATGTTCGGCTGGGGGCGGATGCGGAGCTGCCTGAGTTGGCGACGCGGGTGAGCCGGTTGATGGCGGAGAAGAGCGTCTTTCGCAGGACGGCGGTAATGGTTCGCGATGCGGGGGGAGTGCTGGCGGTGGCGGCCAGCGCGGGGATGGAGGAGACGACGGTGGAGTCGCTGAATGCCTGGGCAGAGGGTGTGGTGGAGGCGGAGCGCCGGGGTGGGATCGGCACGCGGCGGGGGGAGGGCGGCCTGGGACGGCGGGTGAAGAACAATGCGTTTGCGGTGGTCTTTGGGACGGGGATGGGGATGAGAAGCGGAATAGGAATGGGGCGGGATGGGGGAACGGGAAGGGGACAGAGTACGCGATTTGGGGAGGAGGCGCGCGGGGCGATTGTGATTCCGCTGTGGACGACCAGCGGGAGAATGATGGGGGCGCTCGCGGTGGGCGCGGACGGTCTGCTGAGCGTGCGGCAGAGGGAGCTTGAAGACGTGCTGTGGCCGCTCGAGGCGCTCGGTGTGAAGGTGGCGCGGGCGATGGAGAACGCTGCGCTGGCCGAGAAGTTGATGCGCGCGGAGAGGCTTGCGGGGATGGGGATGCTGGCTGGAGGGATGGCGCACGCGTTGAGCAATCCGCTGACGGCGGTGCTTGGGTTTGCGGAGCTGATTGCGGGGTCGACGGGCGAGGCGCGGGTGAAGTCGGATGCGGAGATCATCGTGCGGGAGGCGCTGCGGATGCGGCAGACGGTGGAGACGCTGCTGGAGTTTTGGAGGCCGGTGGGGCAGGGGGATGAGCTGGTCGATTTGACGGAGTTGGTGCGGGAGTTGGCGGCGGCGTGTGGAGAGAAGCTTGAGAGCAGAGGGATTCGCCTGGTAGTGCAGGCCGACGGCGAGGTGCCCGAGGTGCGGGGAAACAGGCACAGGCTGCGGCAGTTGCTGGAACACCTGCTGAACAATGCGTCGCAGGCGCTGGCTGGGGTGCGGGAGACGAAGACTGGCGAAGAGTTGGTGATTCGGATGTCTTTGAGCTGCTCGGGGAGTTGCCCGGAGAGTACTTCCGGGAGTGCTCCTGATAGTGCATCGGGTGGGGATGGGCGGAGGGTTCACCTGATTGTGAGCGACACCGGGCCCGGTTTTCGCGAGCCGGGGCGGATGTTTGATCCGATTTACACGATGCAGGAGGCGGGCGATGGCGCGGGGATGGGGCTGAGTCTTTCCTACTCGATTGTGCAGGAGCATGGCGGGGAGATCAGTGCGTTCAATATGCATCCGCATGGGGCGGCGGTGGCGGTTGAGTTGCCGGTGATGATGGGGGCGGAAAAAAAATCGGCGGTGGTGGAGGAGGCGATTCGCCGCGCTGCTGTTGGGGGATAG
- a CDS encoding RNA-binding S4 domain-containing protein, whose translation MTGTRIDKWLWAARFFKTREQASKACDMNRISSNNLSAKPSREVRLGDMLRIKNEAGEFEVEVLALSQQRGSAAVAQTLYRETEASKEARRKAAEERKLLGPIAYAAPSKRPSKRDRRLIHSFRGDY comes from the coding sequence ATGACCGGCACCCGCATCGACAAGTGGCTCTGGGCCGCCCGCTTCTTCAAGACCCGCGAGCAGGCCTCCAAAGCCTGCGACATGAACCGCATCTCCTCAAACAACCTCTCCGCCAAGCCCTCCCGCGAGGTCCGCCTCGGCGACATGCTCCGAATCAAAAACGAAGCCGGCGAGTTCGAAGTAGAAGTCCTCGCCCTAAGCCAGCAGCGCGGCTCCGCAGCCGTAGCTCAAACCCTCTACCGCGAGACCGAAGCCAGCAAAGAGGCTCGCCGCAAAGCCGCCGAAGAGCGCAAACTCCTCGGCCCCATCGCCTACGCTGCCCCTTCTAAGCGCCCCAGCAAACGCGACCGCCGTCTCATCCACAGCTTCCGCGGCGACTACTGA